A genome region from Euphorbia lathyris chromosome 4, ddEupLath1.1, whole genome shotgun sequence includes the following:
- the LOC136227908 gene encoding U-box domain-containing protein 62: MSAEEISIVPPQNGLNSQLVFQDDSLRFNCGPPQRRVGGDPPSKITTRELTGFIDEKLFSSSSNSAANDRFFSPHQAAPQFSRNMYRDNRNWNVNGNGNGSSDDESDGDDDDDEDVDDDDVDCGNGDHDVQTLVGVDNTTSKSNNNGKINTNNSTTCTGTGTSMDARNSGNIDKLGNGKLKQHSSFGSSREAMVLKDGGGNNGVTIAVPDGDVYYSQYLQATDGSGSGGKDISLDNSCGFSGRKEGSSLSSESGESLRAILSDPATGALMDDAMILPCGHSFGAGGIQHIIRMKACYTCSQSVSEDSIAPNLSLRAAVQAFRREEELQFYRVSKRRRERFDQDKGSFGDSNGMGSRGVQFPFSVADRVIIKGNKRTPQRFVGREAIVTTQCLNGWYVVKTLDNAESVKLQYRSLAKVSDDPSSKVMSSKMAPNWL, translated from the exons ATGTCTGCAGAAGAAATATCCATAGTTCCTCCCCAAAATGGCCTCAATTCACAGCTTGTCTTCCAAGACGACTCCTTACGCTTCAACTGTGGCCCTCCCCAGCGCCGTGTCGGAGGCGATCCACCTTCCAAAATCACTACTCGGGAACTCACTGGTTTCATCGACGAAAAGcttttctcctcttcttccaaTTCTGCCGCCAACGACCGTTTCTTCTCCCCTCACCAGGCCGCCCCTCAATTCTCGCGCAATATGTACCGGGATAATCGTAATTGGAACGTCAACGGAAACGGAAACGGTTCCAGCGATGATGAATCTGACGGCGATGACGACGACGACGAAGATGTCGATGATGATGATGTGGATTGTGGCAATGGTGACCATGATGTACAGACACTGGTCGGTGTTGATAATACTACAAGTAAAAGTAACAATAACGGCAAAATCAATACAAATAACAGTACCACTTGTACTGGTACTGGTACTTCCATGGACGCAAGGAATTCGGGTAATATAGATAAATTAGGAAACGGAAAGCTCAAACAACATTCTTCTTTTG GGAGCAGTAGAGAGGCGATGGTACTAAAAGATGGAGGTGGGAATAATGGAGTGACCATAGCCGTACCAGATGGTGATGTGTATTATTCTCAGTATTTGCAGGCGACTGATGGGTCTGGTAGTGGGGGAAAGGATATTAGTTTGGATAATAGTTGTGGTTTTAGCGGAAGAAAAGAAGGTTCTTCACTTTCAAGTGAATCTGGAGAATCTTTGAGAGCTATTCTATCAGATCCTGCAAC GGGAGCTCTAATGGATGATGCAATGATATTGCCTTGTGGACATTCATTTGGAGCAGGTGGAATACAACATATTATCAGAATG AAAGCTTGCTACACGTGTTCACAATCGGTATCTGAGGACTCAATTGCTCCTAATCTCT CTCTCCGAGCTGCAGTTCAGGCGTTTCGCAGGGAAGAAGAGTTACAATTTTATCGGGTTTCCaaaaggaggagagagaggTTTGACCAG GACAAGGGTAGTTTTGGTGATTCAAACGGAATGGGGAGTCGAGGTGTGCAGTTCCCGTTTTCTGTAGCAGACCGTGTAATTATAAAG GGAAACAAGAGAACACCACAGCGGTTTGTTGGACGCGAGGCTATCGTGACAACACAATGTTTAAATGGATG GTACGTCGTGAAGACATTAGACAACGCGGAAAGTGTAAAATTGCAGTACCGATCGTTGGCGAAAGTTTCCGATGACCCGTCATCTAAGGTGATGTCAAGCAAAATGGCACCAAATTGGCTCTGA